Below is a window of Fulvitalea axinellae DNA.
GTGTAGTAGCGCTTTTTGGCGTACTCGTACGTCTTGCGGCGCAGGGGCTCGAAGCTCTCCTTGTCTAGCGCCGAAGTGAATACCACTTCTTGGTCGTCTTCTTGGTCGTAGGTTTTGCGCAGGCGCTCGGTAGTGCCGTTGATCCTTTCCTCCAAATCCATAAAATCCGGATTGTCCGGATCGTCGTTGGCCACTTCTTCGGCCAGCTCTTTGCGGAACTGGTCCATTTTGTTGAATACCAACAAGGTCGGCTTGTGAGCCGCGCCGATTTCGGCCAGCGTCTGGTTCACTACCCTGATGTGGTCTTCGTGGGCCTCGTTCGAGATGTCGGCTACGTGGAGCAGGATATCGGCTTCGCGCACTTCGTCGAGGGTGGATTTAAAACACTCGATCAAGGTATGCGGAAGCTTGCGGATAAACCCTACGGTATCGGAAAGCAGGAACGGGATATTATGGATCACCACCTTGCGCACGGTTGAATCCACGGTAGCGAAGAGCTTGTTTTCGGCGAAAACATCGGCTTTGGCCATGGCCCGCATAATGGTGGATTTGCCTACGTTGGTATACCCCACCAAAGCTACGCGTACCTGGCGGTCGCGGCCTTTGCGCTGGGTTTCGTTCTGCTTGTCTATCTTGGCGAGCTTCTGCTTCAATACCGTGATCTGGTTGCGGATGGCCCGGCGGTCGGTCTCGATTTCTTTCTCGCCGGCACCTCCACGGGTGCCCGTGCCGCCTCGCTGGCGCTCAAGGTGAGTCCACATGCGGGTAAGGCGCGGAAGCAGGTATTGGAGTCTGGCCAATTCCACTTGGGTTTTGGCCTGCGCCGTCTGTGCCCTTTTCAGGAAAATATCCAGAATCAAAAGGCTTCGGTCGTAGATCTTTTTGCCTACCTCTTTCTCCAGGTTTCGGAGCTGTGACGGGCTCAGGTCATCGTCAAAGATTACGCAGTCGATGCCCTTGGCCTTTACGTAGGCCATAACGTCCTCAAGCTTGCCTTTTCCCACAAACGTCCGCTTGTCGGGATGGTCAAGGTTTTGGGTGAAACGGTGCTTGGTGTCTATATCGAGAGTTTCGGCCAGGAAAGCCAACTCGTCGAGGTATTCCGTCGTTTTTTTGTCGCTTTGGCCCGGCTCGCTGACGGCCACCAGTACGGCCGTTTGTCGGACCGGTGAAGTATCGAATGTTTTTCTTTTTGCCATACGGGATGTAAAAGAGTGTTTTTTGTTTGAACGGGCCACTGTCCGTTTACCGGAAGCGCGTTAATAAAAGCGGAGCGGGCCTCGCATTGTTGCCGGAACGTCGGGTTCCGGCGAATCGGGACTGCGAAGATAAGGCTAAATTCCGAAATGGCGAAGTCTGGGCGGTACCCTCGTGCCTGGTATCGGCAGGGCAACCCTCCAAAGGACTGCTTATACGGCGGTATTGCCGTATTGCCTTGGAGCTTTTTCGTTACACTATAGTGTAGCGAACCCTTACACTATAGTATAGCGGACTCTTACACTACCGTGTAACTATATCCCTACACTACGGTGTAAAGGACCCTTACACTATAGTATAGCAGACTCTTACACTACCGTGTAACTATATCCCTACACTACGGTGTAACGAACCCTTACACTATAGTGTAACGGCTCCTTGCGTTATCGTAAGTGC
It encodes the following:
- the hflX gene encoding GTPase HflX; its protein translation is MAKRKTFDTSPVRQTAVLVAVSEPGQSDKKTTEYLDELAFLAETLDIDTKHRFTQNLDHPDKRTFVGKGKLEDVMAYVKAKGIDCVIFDDDLSPSQLRNLEKEVGKKIYDRSLLILDIFLKRAQTAQAKTQVELARLQYLLPRLTRMWTHLERQRGGTGTRGGAGEKEIETDRRAIRNQITVLKQKLAKIDKQNETQRKGRDRQVRVALVGYTNVGKSTIMRAMAKADVFAENKLFATVDSTVRKVVIHNIPFLLSDTVGFIRKLPHTLIECFKSTLDEVREADILLHVADISNEAHEDHIRVVNQTLAEIGAAHKPTLLVFNKMDQFRKELAEEVANDDPDNPDFMDLEERINGTTERLRKTYDQEDDQEVVFTSALDKESFEPLRRKTYEYAKKRYYTIFPNYMQTDWDPYAEENNAE